The nucleotide sequence CGTCCTCGCCCCGCCATACACGTCGATCGGGGCGGTGGCGCAGCTCGTCCAGGGAAGCGGCATCGGGGTGGCGTCCCAGAACGTTCACTTCGCGGACGAGGGGGCGTTCACCGGGGAGGTTTCGACCCGGATGCTGAAGGAGGCCGGGGCGACCCACTGCATCATCGGCCACTCCGAGCGTCGGCAATATTACGCGGAAAACGACGATGCGGTGAACCGGAAGGTCCGTGCCACCCTTGCCGCCGGGCTCACCCCCATCCTTTGCGTGGGGGAAATGCTCCCGGATCGTGAGGCCGGGAAGACGTTCGACGTGGTCGGACGGCAAGTCGCCGGAGGATTGAAGGAGATCCCCGCCGCCGAAGCGATGCGCATCATCGTGGCCTATGAGCCCGTGTGGGCCATCGGAACGGGGAAAACGGCGACTCCCGCGCAAGCCCAGGAAGTCCACGCCTTCCTGCGGGGACGGTTGAGGGAGCTGTGGGGGGGCGCGGCCGATTCCGTGCGGATCCTCTACGGCGGCTCCGTGAAGCCGGACAACATCGCCGCGCTGATGGCGAACGAAGACATCGACGGCGCGCTGGTGGGAGGCGCGAGCCTCTCCCCCGAGTCATTCGCGAAGATCGTGACGTTCCACTAACCCCGAAAAAGGAAACCACGGACCATGTACACGCTGATCGTCATCCTGCACATCGTCGTATCCGTCGCGCTGATCCTCGTCATCCTGCTGCAGACGGGAAAGGGGTCCGACATCGGCGCGGTCTTCGGCGGCGGCTCGTCGCAGACCCTGTTCGGCTCGACCGGGCCGACCAGCTTCCTGAGCAAGCTGACGGCGGGCGCGGCGGTC is from Deltaproteobacteria bacterium and encodes:
- the tpiA gene encoding triose-phosphate isomerase, with translation MRAPVIAGNWKMYKTAGEAAAFVRAFLPLVSGAGGVEIVLAPPYTSIGAVAQLVQGSGIGVASQNVHFADEGAFTGEVSTRMLKEAGATHCIIGHSERRQYYAENDDAVNRKVRATLAAGLTPILCVGEMLPDREAGKTFDVVGRQVAGGLKEIPAAEAMRIIVAYEPVWAIGTGKTATPAQAQEVHAFLRGRLRELWGGAADSVRILYGGSVKPDNIAALMANEDIDGALVGGASLSPESFAKIVTFH
- the secG gene encoding preprotein translocase subunit SecG produces the protein MYTLIVILHIVVSVALILVILLQTGKGSDIGAVFGGGSSQTLFGSTGPTSFLSKLTAGAAVVFMLTSLFLAYFSGSSASRSIMKSGGTAPVQTMPAPPAGMPAAPAGVPAMPGAPATPPAK